In Lycium barbarum isolate Lr01 chromosome 9, ASM1917538v2, whole genome shotgun sequence, the DNA window TTAATAATCTACACGCTGGACAATTTTGTGGAGCCGAGTCTCTTTCATCTGGATGCTTTCCCCATTCTTCATGATTTACTTACTGCCTAACCTTCCTTGGAGACTTAAAGGTAATGGAGCTCCCTACTGGTTAATTGTACAAAATTAGGAAATTCGTTTCATTGTCCCAATATAAGATGAGAGAGACTACTATAGTATCTTAGATTTTAGTATCCTAGTCAACCTGTATTTGATTGCTGATCTTTTTCCTGGTACTATAACGAGGCAGCTGTGTTTCGTAAATAGCATTTTGCTGGTCTTTAAATATCTAAAACATTATACAACTTAATAGGATCTGCACACTGCTTTATTTCTATATGATATCTAGTAACTGACCAATGACGTAGTTTACAGTTTTTGCTCAAAGTGCAATATTTGAAGTTTGTAGTCAAAGCATATTCGACAGCTGTTTGGACCAATCGTGACATTTGTTAGATTCTTATCAGTGTATCTTTTATCCTTGTGCTTTGTTGTTTCTTAGACGAAAGAAGGATGAAAATAGTTGAGATTGGTGGGGCTCAAAAGCTTTTGAACATGTTAGAGTCTGCCAGAGATGATCGGACGAGGAAGGAAGCCTTGAAGGCTCTTTTTGCGATATCAAAATCAGGTCTGGCTTCAAATTTATCTGCTATTTGTGTAATGCTGTAATCATGATGCTCAAACTATATGGGGATAAGCTAGTATATGTAGGAATGCTCAAGCTGCTATTTATAAAAGTTGAAGAATAAGCAAGGACTTATTTGACAATTATGCGGACATTCGTTTTACAGTAACAAGTCATTGATCTGTCTATTTTCTTCTCTCTTTGCAAATCCAAATAAAAGAATAGTGAGCTTGATACCATTATAAAATTATTACCGCTGGTATTTACACCACTTAGTTATCTGTTAGCTTGGTGTCCCAAAGTGGATATGTTTAGCTACTTTTATTAGGATTCTGATTGTGTAATTAACTATACACTTACCAAAGTTCTATATACTGTAATTACTATAAATCCCAACCAAGCTTGCAGGAATAATCGAGCTTCtcttttctatcattatccctaCTCTTTATCTTAGAATAACACTAGGGAAATGCCCGTGCTTAGCGCGGCAGTAACAAATCTCATTAAAATTGTGAAGTAATATTTTCCTAATATTCTAATATTAagagtaaaaatacataaattCATGTAAAAGCTTAAAAAGCTGATGAAAAAATACATCCAAAGTTTAACTTCTAGTGGTATATGCGTGCGTGTAAGGTTAAAAGTTATTTGGTCTGAATTATAAATATAAAGTACTTGGAAATATTATGTGCAAATTTCAAGAAACCTGAATGAATGATTTGAGAAGAGTATTACTCTCGATTTATTTTATCTTCTTTATATTCTCCACTCATAacatttgtttaaaaaaaaaaaaaaatttctttctcaaTATTAATTGATCTCTTTTATAATAACCAAATATagcttcttctatttttttttttttttaacatttgtaTTCCATCCAAAAGTATCAACATTTTTTTGAATGTTGATGTGAAACTTCACAGGTAAAGCCACCAAAAACAGTGGCCAGGAGGTAATGATGCTAGTTACAACTTACACATTGCCTAGAAAATCTACCAAATCACCTACTTCCCCCACTATAtcttgtttacaccaaaaataaaagaaactaaGACACTTCATTTTAACTATCTGGATGGAGTTAGCTTTATCTTTAAATTATCTTgagtttctttccttccaaattgaCCACCAAATACAAGCTGGAATGGATTGCCACCAATCTTCCTTCGCCTTCCTTCTTCCAATGTCTTTCCAGTTGCATAGGAGTTCTAGAGTTGATCTTGGTAACACCCACTTCACCCCTAGGATACAAAAGAACATGTGCCACAAATGTGCAGTTATCCGACAATGTAGGAATAAATGCTCATTTGTTTCTGCATCTTTCCCACAAAGTAGGCATCTTGAGCATATATGAAGACCTCTTCTTTGTAGAGCCTCTTGTGTTAGACCAGCCCACTTCAAAACTAACCAAACAAAAGTAGAAACCTTATATGGAATTTTAACTTTCCAAATAAGTTTCCATGGCTAAACCAGAGATGGATTTACAACCTTGTTCTTCTCCCAATAAACTGATTTAATAGTGAAATTCCCTTTGCTGCATAGTTTCCAAACTGGTTTATCTGGAACATTAGTGGTTCCTATGAAGGAATTGAGTACCAAAAGCAAATCTGTGACTCCCCCTATTTCCCAATCATTTAGTGCCCTTCTAAACAAAAGATTCCACCCTTGGTGTTGTCCACATTTGGGATGCTTTGTCATTCTCTTGGAGACTGAGAATGTGTAAGTCCTGGAATAAAGTTTTGGGATTACAGTGCCCAATCCAATGATCTTTCCAGAAGGAAGTTTTTGTCCCATCCCCCACCTTTATGCTCAAATTTTCACTGCATTTATTCCACATTCTCCTAATAGTCTTCCAAACACTGCATCTGGAAGTAGTATTTACTTCATTTGTTGTCCACTGATTGAACAAACCATATTTTTGAGCTATGTATTTCCTCCAGAGAGATCTGTCTTCCTTGCAAAACCTCCACAACCACTTCTGGAGTAGACTCTGGTTATGAAGTCTGAGATTCTTAATCCCCATGCCACCATGTTGCTTGCTGAGCGTCACAATCTCCCACTCCACTAAGTTATAACCTTTCTCGTCTTTGTTACCATGCCACAAAAATTGCCTTCTTACTTTGTTAATCTTCTTCCCTATGCCCGTAGGAATAGGAAGCAAAGACATCATGTTGAAGGGAGTGTTCTTGCACTTATATTGGACTCCATGTGTAGCTCATTGTATAAATTTGATGTTCACGGACATTTTAAAGAAAGACCTTCACAGAAGTCTTCACTAAGGCAGTTAGGGTACATTCTTCCAGTGTTCAAAGGCCTTTGTTATTGAATTTGATGAGGAGATTCACAAAACAAAAGAACTTGGTGAAACCTGGCAAGACTAGATTTGCTACTGCTTTCTTGACGTTGCATAGTATGCACACACAAAAGACCAATTTTAGAAGCTTGTTCATTTTAGAATAATGGAACACTAGTAAATTTGCAAAAGAAGTTATGGGGTATGAAGTTGCACACACGGTGCTTTTTTATGCCTTTTGGAATAATGTTGTTCATGCTTTTAAAGTTGGTGGTTACTTGCTTAAGGAATTTCGGTTGGTGAATGGGGAGCAAAAACCACCAAAGGGCTACCTTTATGAAGCTATGGATAGGGCTGAGGCTATCTGAGCGGAATTTAGTGATGAGCGTAAATATGCAAAGGTCTTTGAGATCATTGATAGAAGGTGGGTGGCTAAACTTCATCAACCTTTGCATGCAGTTGGGAATATTTTGAACCCATCTCATAATTATCAattctatgttgctcggactctatTCCAAAAGGCACAAGAAAGCATTATTCGTGCAACTTCTTTCCCTATAACTTCTTTTGCAAATTTACTAGTGTTCCATTCTTCTGAAATTTAACAATCTTCTCAAATTGTTTTTTTGCGTATGCATACTATGCAAGGTCAAGATAGCAGTAGAAAATCTAGTCTTGCCAGGTTTCACCTAGTTCTTTTGTTTAGTGAATCTCCTCATCAAATTCCGAAGGCCTTTGAACAATGTAAGAATGTACCAAAACTGCCTTAGTGAAAACTCTTGTGAAGGGTTTTTCCTTGAAAATGTCCCCGAACATCAAATTTATATGCAATTAGCTGCACATGAAGTCCAATATATGAGTGGGAACACTCCCTTCAACATATCACCCACTTCAACATTTTCAGCTGCATTATCTGTAACAACTTGAAGAAGATTCTCTGCACGAATCTTCTCTCTAGTATTCTGAAATAAGGAGAACATTTTGATTGAATCAGTAGACGAGTCGCTCACCTTAATGGATTCAAGAAATGAGCTTCCTTTTGGAGATTTCACCAACACATTGATGACTATTCTTCCAATTCTTGCTATCCATTTATCCATTATAAATAATGGAACATCCAAACTTGTTCTATTCTACTCATGTATCTTCCACAATTTTTTGTTTTCCACTTCTTTAGTTGGATAAGAACTACTAACTTCATGATAAGTTGGGGGCTTCATTCCTGGACCAAATTGACCGACAACCTTAATGAAGTCTccaaaagtgtcggtataattgACACAATTGAAGGAGAGCCCTGCATCGTATATCCATCGTGAAAAAGCCTCAACTGCACGATCCTTCAAAATATTCTTGGCAGCATCATGTAAACTTCTCTTACCGCTTTTCACTGCATTATTTACTGGCTTCTGTGGAAAGTTACGAAGACCTTTCCTACCGGTTGATCCACAACTTGAAGAGACTGTTGCATTCTTTGCCCGTTTTTGTGATTTTGTAGGAAGCAACAACTTCACCTTCTTCCATTTCATCATCAAGATTAGTAACATTTGGTTGATGTAACTTCTCGGCACTTTGCACAGCGTGCAACGTCACTATCAGTACCAATAAGATGTTTGTGACGAAAGATTCCGCCGTTAGTTGTCATAAAACAGACATACAATTGTGGTCCTATTGGTCTCACTAGTTTTCTTCCCATATTTCCAAGCCGGCTCAGACATTTTTAATCACTGTTAAGAGTTGAGAAAAATATGAGCATTATCTTTTAAGCATTGTTAAGAAAAAAATTCAGCAACATATAATTTTTCTCTTTAGTAACATATAAAATCAGCCAAATAGAACATTCCTAAACAAAGcagaagaaaaaggaaagaagagagtAGTAGAAGAAGAGAAATTACCTGAAGGAAGAGAAGAAGATTTGAAAACCTAGCAGAACAGAGCAGAAGTAGAACAAATCTGGGAGCTGCAAAATGAGACTTTCCCGAAGTCGGGACTCTTTTttcctaagttgctcggactcggcTGCGGGTGCCCAATACGGGTGCAAATCTAGAGGTCAGATCCTTCATGAACTAAATTTTAAGATTCCCAGGTATGGATACGGTTGTGGGGATTCGGCTaaaataattcaaatatctaaaaatagaatTATAAACCAtaaattatgagatattatgtgaAAAACTTGAGAAGAAAATATTGTTCAAGAGGAGAAACCCGGaaggagataaaaggaaaaggagtaACATAGAAATTTCAACACACAAGGTATTCTGTTTCTTCAATTCCACCTtagcttttgttttgattatagAAATCATTGGATATGTCCGGAATTTCTCCgtcgattttggtcaaagtacccaAATCGGTTGACCAAATCGGGTACAGATCCTACACTCACACCTATGTCgtgtcgacacgggtgcggcactgAAAGTGAAGAGTGAGCAACTTAGCATTTCCCCCTTAAAATCGACCTTTTAAACTTAAAAAGTGTAAAGCGGTGCTTCACCTTGCTTCTAGCATCGTTGCGCTTCAGCCTTTTAACCGATCGCTTTTCTTCACCTTCATCGCTTCAGGTTTTCGAAGCGCAACAACTGAAGTACTCACTTTCCTAAACACTGGTTCTAAGTCTAACTTGTAGCTCATCCGTATGTGAGAAACTAGAGCGTGTTTGAACTTGTAAGAACCAAGAAGAAAGATTTAGTATATTGAGATAACTAAATTATATCTCAATTGTCTTAATTCCTACAAATTATTTGCCACAACTTATTTGCAAATTCATACCAAAAAGAGGAATAGACTAACCCTAAAGCGCCTCAATGACCTAGTGTACATAAAATACAACAGAACATTGAGGCGTCGTTACACCGCTCGCAATGTAATTGATCCAATTCGTTTTGACAATGTTGATGATGCCAATGAATGGCTAACCGGAGTTGAGAATGTGGAAGATGAAGCAATTTTTGAGGGAGATTTTGATTTCACTTGGGTGTAGCTGTGGAGGCAAATGGAGTTGAGGAGAAACATTATGGCGAACATAGGAGGGGAAAAGAGTAGCTACAAGTCTATCCCTAGTTGATGAAGTTGAAAAAAATGATGATGGAGTTGAGGAAGATGACGAGCAATATAATGATAATGGAGGAATACAAGATTTTGACAATCTTGTTAAAGTAGAACATTAGAAGAATAACAATTAGATGTTGAACCATTATTAGCTTTAATTTTGTTTGTCCTATGGTATGAAGGAATTTCTGATATCtactttttagtttttaatttgaaCTTTGCTTATATATATCGTCTCTTTTTATTTtggtcttttttcttttaaattggtCTTCGCTTCAATGAAGCAAGCACTTCACTTCACGCTTTAAGTGAAGCAGGGCCTTGTCGCTTTTTTCCGCTTCACACTCCCCTGAACACTGAATACATGCTTCTGTGCTATACACTAACTTTTGTACTTGATGTTTCCTTGGAAAAACTAGCCCTAAATGCCTTTAGTTACACCGCCAAACTGTTAAAGCACAAAATAAATTGACAAAATGAAGCAGCTAGACAAGTAAGTCTTCTGTAATTTTGATTTTGTGAACTTGGCAGTTCCTCCTTTATCAGTGAAGCTGTTAGGATAGTCAAATTATGAACTACTTTTGTCAGGCAAACCTCAGATACTACCTGGATTGATTACATAATGTCTGTGACTACTGACTATCCTGTATTCTGTTATGATGCATAGTGATTAATATCTCTCTTCTTatgagcccaaaaaaaaaaacatgaaagtcATTTTAATGGCATGGTTTGCTAGTAGAAGCCCGGTCAAACCTTGATGCTAGTACTTACGAAATCAACCCAGGCTCAGGAATTCTCAGCTTAAACAGGAAACTCTCTGGTGCTTGTGTCCTGTTGTGTATTTTAGGCAAAAGAATGATGTACAACTTGAGTCAGTTTTGCTTAATATTTACCTTCAGATGTACGAAGACATCTTATTTTATTTGTATGGCCCTTGCTACCTTATCCTATTTTGGCTAATGAAAGTAATCGGACATTAAGACCAATTGCCTGATGATACTTAATGTTGCTAAGGCTGATGTTCTATAGCTACAGGTTGGCGTCAAATTGGCACATTTCATTAGTGTCAGATGTTACTAGAATGCCTTGCCAAGGGACTTGTTATCTGTTCTCGTATATCTGCTTGAACGGATGTGGTATTTAATGCTCATTCTTATACTGCAGATGAGGCTGCTGTGGTCTTACATCAAGCTGGAGCCATATCAATCATCAAGTCCACCCTCGAGTCCGCTGAGGATGCTGAAGTCGGGACATACAAGTCAAATTTGCTGAGTCGATTTCAAGATTTATCATATGATATTAGGTCTTGAGATTACTATTATCAGGTCTGATATTCCCGTCACTTTCTTAGAAGTTGGCCATAACGTCTTTACATAGATGTTTTATTACATTGCTGAACTTTTACACACTTTTTCTGAAGAAAGTTGAGAAAATCCCTTTACCTTCTCCAAAAAAGAAAGTTGAGAGGATCCTTACATTGTTGTTACATGTAATTCGTGTTACATGTCCACTAGAAAGCCATGGTTATGCTAGGTGAAAGCTCCCTTGTTTAATGGGATCTTAAACATTGCTAGCGAGTGAGTCAAGCTATAATGTTGTAAACCCTTCAAGGGGCATTAGAATGGAAAAATAATCCGGATGCCCCATGCAAAGTTGCCACTGGCACACAAGATCCTGTTGTTTTTCGTATGAATCGTCATGGTTCTATCACATATGAAGAATAGACAAGTACAAAAATAAATGCCATTTGGATTTTTAGTTCGTAAACGGATTGATGAATTTTGATTTAAGTTCTAATCCAGCCCTTGATGACCTGAATTCAGGGCAACCATCTGTCACAATAGAAGATGCACTTGGCAATACTACGGTTCGGCTTTCTCTTTAATGCCATTGTGTCGATAGTTTTAGCAAAATCTGTGTGATACTTGAACTAAGCTAAGATTTAAATGACTAGAATTCTATATCACTGAACATGAAACAAATAGGGGCCATTAGATTTGCTTTCAGATGTCTGGACAAGTATCAACAGTACAATGTGTTTTGGATTCTTTGTTCGACCCACGGTCCAGCAATGTAAACGAGTATTTTGTCTATGACCATGTTTTCTGGTGCTCGATGAATTTGTTCCTTCAGTCAATTTGACAAGAAGTCGTAGCAAGTGGGGAACATACATATTCCTAATGTCTTGTAAAACAATGATTCATGTGCATTTCAAGTTTCAGGATCTTATAATGACCCAAATATTCCTTGAACAGGTGATCAATCTTGCGTGAGATTGTCAAACAAAAAAGTgaaagaaccccccccccccccccccccccacacacacacacacacactctctctTGTTACCAATGGTCCTCACACTACAGCCTGTGCTATCCAAGATTGGGTGGGAAGCCAAATTGTTAATTTACAATACTATCTCAGAATAGTGTTCTGTTAGAAGAGTACAAAAAATCAAAGCTGTACAGAGTTCGGTGGCTCATATGGGAGAGAAGATTATAAAAGGTTTTGCTGGGAGAATGTATGTATTTAAGAGGCTATAAACAATAGGGCCACTTTTGCGTACTCATTATAGTTGAAAGTTGAAAGCAGAGGAAGCGTTTCctggaaaaataaaaagaataaaaaattgcAACAACTAATTTTCAATGTTGAGGAAAGGTTGTTAATAACTTGGCTGAGTCTCTCGTCATTTGGTGACATAGGCCCCCACCATTCCCGTACATTCTCTCTTTATGACTCAACTTTTGCAATTTAAATACAAGTTTGCTTTGTTTTTCACATTTGCATGTGAATGTACTTTCCCGAGTGGTACTCTCCCAACTCACGTGAGGGCTTTTTCCTGAGAGTCTTACAATTTGTAGTCTCAGGGGTAACTTTTGCCTTCCCTAATTTCTAGTAATTATGTTTTGGTCGTCAAATTATATTTTCTCTTTCTTCGTTTTTTGGGGTCAACATTCCACTTCCCTTAGTCATAGATGCTCGTTGTATTTTGGTTTGAATGGCCGGGGCTCCGGAGTACATAGCCGGCCCTTCGGATGGTTCGGTTATACAATAACGAAAAGATGATAGTTTTTAACATACCCTTGAGTAAAAAGTCAATCCTCACCAAAGGAGGAAATAAAATATAAACAATCTACCTTCTTTTTTCCTTCCCGTTGATTCCCCCGACAATCAAGCTGCACTTCCTTCTAACAAGTGATTGAGAGTTAGCAAGCAACCTTAGctgttgtatttgaaattttgaactagtatacgtacccgcgcgatgcgcggataATTTGGGAAAAAGAGGGGAGAAAGTATGTGCCATAAATTATAGATTTAACCATCAGTTATTAGTTAGATCCGCCTCGGTAATCAAAACAATTGATGGCATTCTAAAAATGAATTACAATCTTTCATACTAATAAGTTTCCCGAAAAGGACTGAATATTACATGAGGATGTGACCTAATACTTAATCATGTATGCTCATAGTGATAAAGTGAGTTCAAGTTTACATAGAAGTAAATTTAAATCTGCTGCATACATTACATATCATACCTATAAGATGAGCAATAGCATGTAGACAAAGTTTAAGGCCTTGAATTAAGAAAAGAATAACATGAAAGAGCATATGATTGTGAGTAAAATATTATGAGCCCTCCTCCAAAGCTCACTCTTCCTTTTATAGAAGTTTAGAAGCAAGGTGCAGAATCAATTAAAAGTACAAAAAACAGTGAGGATAACAAAATATTACAGAACACACATAAAATCAACATCCCATATCCAAGAACATTAGCTACATTTCAACATAAGAAGGCAAAACAAATTATTTTCTCCCAACTATTCTATACGCACTCCTTATATGTCTTAATAAGTGAAACAATTATTTTTAATGAAAAAAGTTCCAAAATATTTATTACAACTGAAGAAAATTTATCTTCTCTAACCATTCTATACATGCTTCTTCTTTCTCTTAATAAGTGAAACAATATTTGTAATCAAAGAATATTTTCAGAAATATGAATATGTCATTCGATTGAATGACAATTCTGAAGATAAAATTATACTATGTGAATTTATAGCTCAATCGAGCTCTTTATTGGCTTCACAAAATTATCATACATAGAGGCTCTTATTTAGACTAGGTATCCTCTAACTCTTTTTGTCGTTTCTTGTTTCAAACATAAGCTGATTTCGTTAATTTTGCTATTGCTAACTATTTTGTGACAATTATCAATCGTGTCAATACCTAGAGCGGTATCAAAAGTTGCATCTTAGTTCTTAATTATAAattagggaaaagggtaaaaaattcCCCCCTATTTTGGAAAAAGGGTTGAAAATATCCTCTGTTACAAATTTCGGTAAAAAATATtcctcccgtcattaaagttttcaaatataacctgattttaattttaaattcgATCCATTTAAACCCTACCCAACTATATAAAAAACCCATATGCAATCAACTTGTTCCTGAGTCTTGCATCTGGAGCCACTAAGTACATGAGCGGGTAACTCATACaggttttttatttagttgggtcgggtttaaatgaagcagttttaaaaatgaaatcgggttgtTTTGGGACATTCTGTTAAGATagaggtatatttgaaaactttaatgacgggaggaGTATATTTTTGACCGAAATTTGTAACGGAGGATTTTCTTAACCCTTTTCCCAAAATAGAgagatatttttgacccttttccctataaATTAACTAGACACAGATTTCTACGTCTCCTACAACCTTGAGTAtggaaccaaaatgcccaaaaaaaaaccattttgaaccaaaataccccaacaaaaaaaaatgttacaaaatacctttagcgcagtaaaatactgcactaaagcagttcacggagacggagccgttaactgctttagtgcagtattttactgcgctaaagtttttttttttttttttttttttttgcatagcgtagtattttactgcgctatagctagcactaaaaaaaaaatttggtaaacttttttttttgcaacacttagtgtgttctTTCATACTTTGActaataattagtcgtgtgtcaagattccgaaacgtcaatattttatatagaacctgataattttttctgcgtacaataatgtaggcctaatacatcaaggatacgtagacgttcggatagtcattttaggggctgaaaaggtgcccgaagtaagttttgtttgaaaaaacttagtgttttttccatactttgaccaacgattagtcgtgtgtcaagactccgaaacgtcaatattttatatagaacctgatatttttttctgcatacaataatgtaggcccaatacatcaaggatatgtagacattcagatagtcattttaggggttgaaaaggtgcccgaagtaagttttgtttgaaaaaacttagtgttttttccatactttgaccaacgattagtcgtgtgtcaagacttcgaaacgtcaatattttatatagaacctgatattttttctgcgtacaataatgtaggctcaatacatcaaggatacgtagacgttcggatagtcattttaggggttgaaaaggtacccgaagtaagttttgtttggaaactttagggtgttttattttttaagattttgatttaagcgtgttattttttaatcaagacataactttattttgaatataaatctaattcaatttgatAAAAAAGTATTTAAAAAGTATAGGGAGAAaagctagttgtaaagtggtcaaactttagatggtcataactttgcgctcggacgtccgat includes these proteins:
- the LOC132611505 gene encoding uncharacterized protein LOC132611505 isoform X2; this translates as MRTVAARLSPYLWRRRPINLQPIRFSTSSFGRDEQSIEQEAERKVGWLLKLIFAGTATFIGYQIFPYMDERRMKIVEIGGAQKLLNMLESARDDRTRKEALKALFAISKSDEAAVVLHQAGAISIIKSTLESAEDAEVGTYKSNLLSRFQDLSYDIRS